CAGAGAAGGCACATCTACCTGACGAGCCAACAGAATGTGCTCACGCGTCTGAGGCATTGGGCCGTCAGCAGCAGAGACCACCAGAATGGCACCATCCATCTGGGCAGCACCGGTGATCATGTTCTTGATATAGTCAGCGTGACCAGGACAGTCGATATGAGCGTAGTGACGAGTGTCGCTTTCGTACTCCACGTGACTCACAGCAATTGTCACAGTCTTAGTATCGTCACGAACGGTTCCCCCCTTCGCAACATCAGCATAACTCTTCATCTGGGCAAGGCCCTTTTCGCTCTGCACTGCCAGCAAAGCGGTTGTCAGGGTTGTCTTACCATGGTCGATGTGTCCAATCGTACCTACGTTTACGTGCGGCTTTGTTCGCTCAAAGACTTCCTTAGCCATCTCTCTTTAAAACCCCTTTTTCAGGCCTGGCATACAACCAAACCCAAACAATAAAACCAACAAAACAAATAGCGAGGTAAAAACAGGAGTAACCCCTCGCACGCAAGAGGCACACACCTCCTGAAAACCACATTTTAATTCACTCAAAAAAGCTGCTGATGGGACTTGAACCCATGACCTCGTCCTTACCAAGGACGCGCTCTACCGACTGAGCCACAGCAGCATTTTCTGTCTTAAAAACCAAACGCGTTTATATCAAAAAGCGGGTGAAGGGAATCGAACCCTCACAACCAGCTTGGAAGGCTGGGGCTCTACCATTGAGCTACACCCGCAAAACCGTGACTCAGTCAATTTCCAACTCATAAGTGGGGGAAGCAGGATTCGAACCTGCGAAGGCATAGCCATCAGATTTACAGTCTGACCCCTTTGGCCGCTCGGGAATTCCCCCTCCCAACCAGCCGAAGCTGGATATCATAAGCCGTTCACTGAACCCACTTTAAGTAAAAAGAAAGGCCCAGAATTTCAGGTTAAAGAGCTAGCGGTGGGAATCGAACCCACAACCTTCGGTTTACAAAACCGATGCTCTGCCGATTGAGCTACGCTAGCCTGTCAATCTAAAACTAAGCTAGCAGGCTTCAAGCCTCATGCAACCTGAACGACTCGCCTGGCTAAAGAGGTACTTTCCCCGCCGAAACTCAGTAAGCAGCTCAATATAGCAATCAGGCACTTGCTTGCAAGTGTGAACGACTGGCTGATTCCAAAAAATGTTATCTTTTCTTAATGCTGTATGCCTATACGGCCTATGATTTTCCATCTCAACGCAATCTGCTTTTCATCATAGAGAAGGTTGATTTCGACTACGTGAGTGATAAGACACAATTTCTGCCTCTAAGTTCAAGAAAACCAAGAACAAAAGCAGCATTCACCCAAGCCACCGATTTCACAACAGTAAAGATCGGTATTCAGGGAAGTCACAAAAAAACAGGCATGGCTCTGTGAACCATGCCTGTTTGAGGGGAGAACTCACTAATAAGACCAGAAAAACCGGTCTTGATCAGCCTGCTTTAAATTCCCGGAATTTCAACTCGTTCTACCTGTGTAATTCTCCGTAATTTTTTCAGAGCACGAGACTCCAACTGCCTGATCCGCTCCTTGGTCACACCAAAACGATCACCAACCTGTTCAAGTGTCTGGGGTTCATTTCGGGCATTCAGTCCATAGCGATAAATCAGAATATCTTTCTCGCGGCCATCCAACTGATCCAGAATACTCATGATCACAGCATGCTGTTTCTGGTTGATCAGTTCCTCACGGTACTGGCTTTCCCGCTCATCAGTCGATTGAAAGAATAATTCTTCATTACCCGTTCGGAACCGATCGAGCACCTTGTACTCGGCGGGAATCGAACGTGCGTAATTCTTCATAATCGCCCAGCTGGCATACGTAGAAAACTTGTTCCCTTTTGTGTAATCAAATTTCTCGATTGCACGAATCAGCGACATATTGCCGTCACTAACCATTTCAAAGAAGTTGTTTCCTGGCCTGATATGACGCTTGGCAATTGAAACCACCAGTCGCAGGTTACTCCGGATCAAAAAGTTTTTCACATCGGTACTCTCATCAAGCAACTTTTCGATCTGATCCATGTCTCGCGCTTTGGGTCGATTAGGATCCAGATTTTCCTGAATCTGAAATGCCCTGTATTTCAGGTAATTCAGTTTTCGGAAATAGTAGGCTTCCTCTTCTCGCGTCAGCAATGGAATTGAATACAAGCTTGCCAGATACGGGGGCAATCCGGGCGGAGTGCGAACTTTTTCATTCGATTTATCGACTTCCGGAGGTGGCCCCAGAATCACTTTGTCTGCATTTGGTTGTTCAAATTCATCACTATGCATGTAGTCGATCGTCTGGGCATGCAGACGTGCAGCCCGGGCTTCGGAAATGATGCGATAAATACTGGCCTTAGTGCGACAGTAACGACGCGCCAGCTTTTCGACGGGAATTCCACGTCGAAACGTGTTGTAAATATCACGCTTCTGTTGCTCTGTAATTTTTTCTGGAGCATTCGGAAATATAGCCAACTCCGGGTTCTCCCGATCAAAATTTTTCAAAGTGTAGCGAATGGTTTCCGGCGAACGATTCATGTGCCGCGCAATCCGCCGGCTGATCTCAGCAGGACACCCTCCATACCGAGCCAGACGCCGCGCCCGACGCAGAATCTCTTCACGATCTTCATCACTCAGCTGACTGAAATTCATGCTGCGTGTGATATGACCGCGATTCTTCTGTAGAAAACGATCCACTGACGACTTCAGGAAACCAACCCGTTTCCGGCCGTTAAACCGAAAACGACGACTGACCAAACCTTTATCTCTCCAACGATCAACGGTCTTCGTGGAAATATTGAACTTTTTACTGAGATCCTGGACCGTCAGAACCTCCTCATCGACATCGTCTACGTTAATCTCTGCGCTGTCAGACAGGTCCTCAATAAAGCAACGTAAATCATGCAGAACATCCGCGCCGGAAATCACCAGATCCGGGTAAATTTCCGATCGGTATGTTGTGATTTCCTTACAGAGGTCCGGATAGGGATAATCCTGCTCCTGCTCGATATTAGAGAGAAATTGCTCCGCGCGGCTGATTTGCTCAAGCTTCACCTCGCGCGGTGCGTACTTCACCTGCTGCTCCGCTAACTGTTTCATCGCCGGATTGTTATATTTTGAACTGATCATGAATTCCCACCCTCTTTTTTTGACTCTTCCCAGTAACCACAGTGTCCATCACATGCGTCGTCTCCAGGTTCTGTCATTAGTACGTATTATTAGACGAATATGAGAAGAAAAAGTTCACACGTAAATAATTTTAGTCAAACATCTCATATTTCCAGCAAAACGTTGAAAATGGCGCGGCATAACCACTGATATCAATGAACATAAACCAATAATATAATTAAACTTACAACTCTACTTATTAATATAAGAACTCGAAGCTCTCTCCCGATTAAACCCGCAAAACTAACTATGATTCGGCCCCAGACCTCTATTCTTAGAAATAAAATTGTGTGAAATAGCTCACATTTCCCAATCCCAGCACCTGCCCGCAACCAGTATACAAATATAAACACACCCTGTCAAACCGTACGTACACTATTCAGAATTGGCATCCAAACTGATCCCAATTACGTGAACATTCATGTCTAAATGAATATAAATTCCAGCCTGTCCTGATTCGAATCCACCGAAGTCTATTTACCTTTGTCCCAGTAGAGATACCATTTAAGGAAAGAAAGCTAAGACTCTCTGTTTGGACTTGAAGTCACCGTCTCAACAGCTCATTTCTTAAATACAATACGACAAATACAATTGCTTCATTTGACGCATTTCAATTCGGACCTCCGAATCTCTCTTTCAGCAGCAGGTAGCATTATGTTGAAGCGTGGTCAAAGTTCTTTATTCAGGCCCTATCAATGGATCGTTTTCATCACATTGATTTGTCTGTTTCTTCCGACAACTTTAGCGGCTGCGCCCAGAAAAAATGCGAAGAAGAAAGCCCCTCCGCTCAATCTCCCTCCTCTCAAAACACAAGAAC
This genomic interval from Gimesia alba contains the following:
- a CDS encoding sigma-70 family RNA polymerase sigma factor; the protein is MISSKYNNPAMKQLAEQQVKYAPREVKLEQISRAEQFLSNIEQEQDYPYPDLCKEITTYRSEIYPDLVISGADVLHDLRCFIEDLSDSAEINVDDVDEEVLTVQDLSKKFNISTKTVDRWRDKGLVSRRFRFNGRKRVGFLKSSVDRFLQKNRGHITRSMNFSQLSDEDREEILRRARRLARYGGCPAEISRRIARHMNRSPETIRYTLKNFDRENPELAIFPNAPEKITEQQKRDIYNTFRRGIPVEKLARRYCRTKASIYRIISEARAARLHAQTIDYMHSDEFEQPNADKVILGPPPEVDKSNEKVRTPPGLPPYLASLYSIPLLTREEEAYYFRKLNYLKYRAFQIQENLDPNRPKARDMDQIEKLLDESTDVKNFLIRSNLRLVVSIAKRHIRPGNNFFEMVSDGNMSLIRAIEKFDYTKGNKFSTYASWAIMKNYARSIPAEYKVLDRFRTGNEELFFQSTDERESQYREELINQKQHAVIMSILDQLDGREKDILIYRYGLNARNEPQTLEQVGDRFGVTKERIRQLESRALKKLRRITQVERVEIPGI